The genomic window ATTACACTACtatgaatttgtttgtttgaataattaaacaaaaggcAGAGGTTTGGTGTAGAGCCACAAAGCCTGATGCAGGAAACCCTGTTGAGCAGCACATCATGTGTATAGAGGACTCCATCTAGTGACTGAATTCAACACTGATGTATGATGTCACTTACAGAATGATGAGTgttgcattgtttttgtttgaatccaacttaaattcaaaataaatatttcagcagTTAAAAGGTAGGTGCTGTATAATATTTACTACTTACACAATTACTACATTACTCTagtgaaaaatattttacatctttatattttatatatatatatatatatatgtgtgtgtgtgtgtgtgtgtgtataaattaaTGGAGCCAGATTTAATgatcagttttatttaaatatccaGATTGGAATAGGCTCTTGTCTATTGAAAGGATGAATGTTTAAAGCATAACAAAGGGATTTCTTTGGTTATTGtccaaaacaaaaaggaaatataattaattttttataaattttatatttattttataaataaattacaattaatttaaaaattatttaacaattaaacatttaaacatttaaaaattatttgacACTGAATGTGGGGCACGGTAGTTGGGgattcaaatcccacctctgccctgtgagCACGGAGCTTGCAAGTTCACCCTGTACttcggggatttcctccgggtactccggtttcctcccctgttCTGAAGACAtccgttgtaggctgattggcatttccaaattgtcattagtgtgcgattgttccctgcgacggattggcatcctgtccagggtgtcccctgctttgtgtcccgagttccctgggataggctccaggctctcacatgaccctgtgtagaataagtggtatagaaaatggatggatgacacTGAATGTGACGATGctgatgaaaagatgaaaagtgagtgaatgaaaggAGTCAGAATTATCTTTAGACAGGCTACATTGTGTTTAAAGCGCAacacgacttttttttttttttttttttttactgtttatgtaaaATCTAACATTCTTTAATTAGCCCTATTGATGTGATTGGTTATTCCTCTGGTTGTCAGTTGTTAAATCATGTGATGTGCACCATGATAGTGGAATTTTCAGTTTACACCATGCAGACCTGTGTTAAATCTCTGACCTTTGCGGGTTTTCAGTTGTAATCTTCTCATTTCACTCCTGCCACAGTGTCTTAGTGTGGTTTAGACATGACATTTCAAAACCTTCAATGACTTCTTCTTGAGCCATTTTAATGAGGACTAGCTCATGTTCACTGGATAATTGTCTTTGTGCATGACCCATATGCTCTTTAGATTTGAGTCAATGCCTTTCATTATccacatttattttttcctctgtgtACAAAAGTCAGCTTTCACTTTGATGACAAGTCAATCATGACAGTTCCACTGtcagggtggggggggggggattctaTTCATGTGCTCATTCtgatatgttatcatttctgtagtaaccgctcattcacagagacttgtatggtggacaagCTGCATAATCGAAGCCTAataataaaaggataaaaaaaattttttaaattgatatgATGGAGCTTtcagtaaggagatgtttatatgacatttatggaaggagtcgcAAGTATTAGCACTTTGCCATGTCAGAAAGCCTACTGCCTGTTACAGAGTGTTCAGATCAGAGGCGTTTGTGCTTTCTGGGTTTAatcacaagctgcattttttgtcttattaaattcaagagagaaaaagaattgACTgttgatgttccacaacatgagctataaatgattaaaaagtatgacgtgttgttctttaataaattaaaacgtatcgttggcaaattgctgtggtacgaCAAGAATAAAACGGTTTGGGGGCATGCAATcatcggaaaataatcatcaataACCCCATCACGGACTATTTTTCTATGAGAGCGTGCCTTGTcaagttttattccttgcttagCAACTTATCTTCTTTTTCAGATTAAATATTTACCtccaaaaatgtacaaatattgtGTGGTCTTAGGATccattcactcacactacagcttatgtaataaaaacagaagcagAATATGCGAGGTAAAGTGCACTGTACATTTATTAGCAATTTAAAGAAGTGATCATTTTTTCTAATCTTGTCTATACAGGTAACGTCTTCCATTGGAGTCCCCATTAATGTGCTGCCTTGCTCTCATTTTGATTCTGCTGCATTCCTGCAGCCATTGTGAAGCTTCTAGAGGTGTTGATCTAGAAGATCTGGCTTCCAACAACACATGGGTGATCGCCTACAGTTCAAGCTGTAGCACCACCTGCGGACTGGGCATCCGTACCCAGAGGCTCTGCCCTTTGGGGACTGATGACAAAGCGAACTCCCCGACATGCAGAGTTCGTCAGGTCCAGTGTTTGGACAACTGGCAGTGTGGGCTGCAGACACAAACGGCCACCGCAGGACAATATCTGGAGCTGGACTGTCTTGAGGAAGTCATGGAAGCCATGGGCCGCTTCGCCTTCGTGGTGTCGTGGCGCTTTGCACGAGGGATCATCACCACCAATAATCGCTTCTTCATACGGCGTGACGTTCCAGGGCTGGACAGGGTCATCCTGAATCCGGTGAAAGAGGAGGACGCTGGGACGTATCGCTGTGACGTGCTGGACACGTCTTACCACAGGGTGAAGAGAATGTATAAAGGACTTAAGGTTTTATCAGCACGTGTTCTGAGCCTGAACTTCACCAAGGGTTTGACTGAGTGGGAGAAACCCGGAGAGATTAATGAACCTGCAGTCACTGGGAAACCGTATCCAAGCAGCACCGTGCGAAATGTAGTGCTACTCAGTTTGTCCATATCCATCACCGTGGCTCTGATTGTCTTCCTCGGTCTGTTTGCTTTTTCTTACTGGAAAAGGTCAACAAGGAAGGACCCAATTTCCCATGAGTGTTAAGGAAATGTTGTTAAGGAGTGTTGATGACCTCACTAGCCATTTTGCATTTCTTCTCTCAAATGCGCACACAAGCAGAGTAATGTTCCCTACAATTTTTATATTCCCATTTCATCACAACTTAAAATGTGTAGAATTACATTTGATTAAATTGCTGAACACGGTGTCACTTATCCGCATTACTTCTAAACCCAAATGAAGAGGAGTCAGGAATCTGAGACGCTGTACAATGCTGTCTCggaaatcaataaataatgttcACAAGGCAGCAGAGTAGCACTTTAACAGCAGCATGCAATATTTACTGCTTAAGTATGCAAACACATTGAACAAacgagagaagaaagaaagaaaaaaaaagacatacacCACAGGGTAAATAAACTGGTGCTTTATTGaattataacattaaaattgtGTGCTCACCACAAACTCTCTCAATAACAAACCAGTAAAAGGTGCTCTATGAAGTGAAGCCACAATCTACTAACTTAATATTAAGGCAGAGAGAAGCCCAACTTCATCGTCTCACAGTAGAACGCAACGTTAAACAACCCAGgagcagttttgttttttctttttatattagattttacactttaaaaaaaaaaccagcaagCTCATTCTTGTTCACTACTCTTCTCAAATCCAGGGATACTCTCAAACATGTTCCTGGTTTGAATAAATAAGCCGTAAATCCTTTACGATACAAATCctttaaacatacacacacacgctgactTTATTCCAGAAGTTTCTAGAACGTATATAAATATTCTGAAATTAGTCAGAAAGACTAAGCTACTGTAATGATTGTGTGAAAAAGTAAATATAATCGACCAGTGTTTCTAGAACATTTAACAGCCTTCTGCGTGTACTATACATACCATGAAAGTTAATCAAATGTGCATCACATCACCCATGACCAAACTTCTGTGCAACAGGACGTTCCCAGATTTCAAGACCTCAGTAATCAAGATTTCGTCTCTTAAACAGTGCAATTTGAGCTTTGAACCcagggcctcatttatcagtcttttactaaaaaaaaaaaaaatactgtgtaCTCATGGCATACGTTAAATCTTCCAGTGATACAGCTCAGCCACTGTAGCATCATCAGCTACCATAGGCACAGACTAACCCTTCTTCCTTTTAGAGGGCGCCATTACTTTGGTCATATTTGTATTTATGGCATTTATGGCTCTGGTTtggattgctttctttctttaataatcAAACGACTGAGTTTCACTAGACTTGCATCAAATccgtgtgtgtaattgaaatacaTTAGTCATTGTTGATTATACGACTCGAAGCCCATCAGTTAAGGTTTAAACGAGCGAGTCTCCTTGTATGTAAATTCACACAAACCCAGGAGCTCGTGCAGGATATAAACGTTTTCCCCTAAAACTAACTGGACTGTCTAAAAGAGTCACGAATAAAACGTGTTCGTAAAcggcttgataaatgaggccccaTCTTCCTAAAACTACACACAGCAGACCAGCTTCCGCTTTGAAAATGAGTCACTTCAGCACGTTTTTTTAAACGGTTCTAGCAGTCAAATGGGTGTCGTGTCTGTGATTTGATCGAGCACGTTCTCACCAACGAGAACGAATGCTTCATTCCTAAGTAATAAACGGCACGGTGCTGGAACAGAGGGCCAAATGCACAATAATTGAATAAGAATAGAGTTTAAAAGTAATGAAACACTTACTCCGTGCCGTTCAGATATCATCCAACGTTCGAGCAGAACTCGTGCAAAAGCATGCGAGCAGAACAGCCCGACTACAAGGTCAACGTAATAATGCTTTAATTTACAAAACGTGACGCTCCCTCGTATATTTcctggaatatatatatatatatatatatatatatatatatatatatatatatatatatatatatatatatatataaaaactacaGCATTTTAGAAAATCCCACAATcgtgctttttcttttcatcacaAATCAACAGCATTTTTGGATTTCGTGAGGCCATGCGGATAGTTATTGACTTAACTGACAGCATTGTGTATTGCAAAATAAGAAACTTACTTTCTTACTGCGTCCTGCTCTGGTCGGacacaactaatcaataatcaCAGTTCAGCAGAAGTGCTAGGCGTTCTGATCGAAAGTACAATTAGCTCGAAGAAGATCTCGTCTTCAAATCCAAGCTAAATCTAGATTTTATTAGTCTACAACCTACAACAGCAGGACAGTGTAATAATGCATAAAGCTCAGCTTCTGGAGAACAGGATTCCGTTTTAACATGATGCTGATGAAGGAACCTACTGAAATCCAGCCGAGCGAGACCTATCCGAGTCACGTGTCGACGTCTGCAGACTCCCTCAAACGGCCCTCATTTCATGATGCGTGAGTTCTCGATACAATAGTGCAACTACTCCTAGTCATTCTGGAATGATGACAATAGACAACTACTGCACcagataaatacattttactagTCTACCCCCCCACACTTTTCTACAAGGTAGAAAACTCAAATTTTCGAGTATAAATCAAGCTTCTCGAAGGCATACCAAGGGTGCATCAGCTGCTAAAAGTAACAAGTCTTTGGTAAAATATTGCTTTGCTattaacatgcttttttttcagcCCAGTATCAACATGGAAGACTGCGGAGTATATAATCAAATATGCAGATTCAGCACACTGAATCTCACAACGCTCATCCGACTCGTGCTTTGTTCCACAACCGAACAAGGTAAACATGAACAGCGAGCCCTTTGAAAGAAAAGGGATTCCAATTTAGTGTGAGCGCAAACAATCCAGCGAACTGCAAGAGAATTACGATACAATAAAATAAGCTGGTCTACAAAAGATCACTTGGTCATTATCATTGGCTGGTATacagtaaagaaagtaaactgaggggggggaaaaaaacaaaaaaaaacaaaacaacaacaacgtttgCTTCAGTGTGAAGGTCTGGAAGAGGGACGATTTGCTGGTGTAACAAGTGATTACTGGAACATTCATCTAGTATCCAAATTTAAGGCAATGTTTGTCCCTGGAGGCAGGTTCACAAACATTATATTAGGCTTTCGAGCACTGAAAACTGTTTGCATAAACAATAAGAGAAGCCCCTTTTGCATTTTGCCATTGCCAGTAAGGTGAAGTATGTGATGGCAAGCACTGTAAAACATCatattaaaaaagaataataataataaaaaatcaaatgcaTCCAAATTCTTGGACAAATTCTTGCAtttctaatttttttgtttaagattCAAGATTTCTACAGCAGATGACATTTAGGTCGCAGCTGAGCAGAATTCTTCGATGGTAAATTACTCTAACTAAAAGCAGTCCCTTGTTGAAAGTGGACTGGCCACATTctagttttttaaaataaaatgatcaatCAAGCCAGAAGAAACGTTTCTCTGTTATGGGGATAAAACAGAATTTGAAAAGGCCTCAAATTTTACACTCCTAACCAAAATGGACGACTAGAAATAGCAGCTTCTACTAAAGAAGCTTTGgtgtaaaaaaatgtaaaaaagaaatcGTAATACAAGTGCTGGAAGAAGAGTAATCCACTACCGTGAATGCATCACAGCGTGGCCCATAACAGGAAACGGACAAGTCTGGTGATGTCAACCGATCCGCAGCGATGAGAAGCAATGGGAAAGGGCTCCttaaaagacaaacacaagCTCCGTGACGGTTCTGTGCTTATCTCTTCCCTGATTTCATGTAGGAAGGAATGGCGCCCCGGGCGGTCAGGCCCTCGAAGCGCTTGTACGTGTAGTTAATGAAGACCCAGTCTTTGCTCTTTAAATCAGCTTCACTGTGGTTGGACACTACAGGCACtaagaaagaggagagaggagaaggtTAGTTAAAAACAATGGTGGTAAGTAAACGTAGAGCTTCAGGAACAGAAACGTTAACTGAACGTACATGCTGGTTGGAGGATGTCTGAATCTGGAAACTCGTCGAAGTTTGAAGTGTCGTCGATGCTTTTAATCTCGATTGGAATGGCAGCGGGTCTCTCCCTGTCAAAATAATCCCATTTGTCTTTAGACCCTCTAAGCTGCGAGTTAACTTAGCATGACTGTACACATGagaattattttgttaatgagcaGCTAATATGCTGTAATtcaaaagaaaatgcaacacaATTCATCACTTCCGATATCTTACAGTGGGCTTGTGCGATATAACCATCTGATTGATCGTCCCTACACGATATTATGTTGCCATGATATCCAAGGATGTTTATTCcaattttatacaacagttagttccaaTTGATTGGTGGAGCGACGTtacaagagtgcttatatttagtataactacactgggatgtttcactgtgggtgcgtctcaatcagctccctagctaCACGGgttgtgaatcagtatatcgtgtacacgGATCCGGACCCTCGCTCACTACACagtgggacactgatgactcaacgTCTGCCGACATGACTACATACttttatcaacaacaggcaggaccgatACCTTTGGCATTATTGAATGTAAATATGTTCGCTTACTCACATGCTAtagtacttcaagcaggatcgtaggctagctagttgattttttaaaaatcattaaacgcttaaaagtcataaaaacaaaccatatatagaacatttaaaaaaagtaatcaattGAGAGTTTCATAACAAGCTTTTACATTTGTAGATAAGGTTGGCTGAACGTTTGTCCACCATTTcttttttcgagctgagaggaTTCAGAAATGACGCcgtttccagtaagggaacatagtgagcgtCGATTCATTGGTAAATTGTGAGATTTCTTTTAGGGAGCGAAAGTTCCAGTGCAATGGAAGGATTCTATGATCGAGACAGCCCtgaaaatggccgactccctgatcagtgtcctaactcaggggttcccaaacttttccagggcaaggcccctcaaatggcattaaaatttgaccgagaccccccttttgcaagatgtctttaaaacacattaaaaatacagacttctgaatatatcccccttttttattaataattacatcttacatttttacattacattaagaattgattttgtgtgtgtgtgtggttgtctgagagtgagaatttagttttcacaccaaattgttgaggccccccggggaccccctggcggcccccactttgaaaaccactgtccgAACTAATTGAGACGCACCCTGTGTGCATCACTCTGCTCGTCTGTGTTCAgcacataaaattccacttcctggtTCAAAacggttactacagtagagttagtgacatcatcagtggacatggcaaacaacacttttcaggaatataacatCTGACTTATAAAGGCTCTTCAGATTTCAGCTGAGGCATCTTTATCGGGAATGTACAAATGAacgtgagctagctagccagctagcagACGTGCTACACAGAGTGTGTGGCTTCTTTGTGATCTATTCCCCCATTTGGCCACATTGTGTTCGAAATGTCAGTGATTCGATATTAATGTACTGTTTATAGAAATATTGTATAAAAGCAGTATCGCAAGAgcaagagtgcggttatactgaTTACCTAGATTGCCGATATTTCTTGCTTAAATATTATATGACCAAACTTCCCAGCTCCTTGATTTAACATGGGATTATGCTGGTAcaagttatcactcaaaaatatgaCAAAGTCATTAAATAACATTGTTtcttataatattataaaatggaaaattttgagcagggaagaaaaaaaatatattatatagcaCAAGCTTATATTATAGCATAGAGCAGTTAAAGGTTCTACCTGATATGGTCATAGTCCACCCCTTCAAAGAAAGGATTGGATTTGAGCTCTTCAACTCCAGCAGCACCAATCCTGTTCTCACTCTCACAGCAGAACCTAGAACACATTAATTCCTCAGGAACTCATGATATACTCAATGTTGCCAACCTGACAGCAATCACGTTATATGTATCAGACATGCGGTTATATTTGCCAGCGATTacaattttacaatttattataccgcagcgctgttgagttctcgattctgattggctgacagacattctgaggtgtgcaattatttttcagtaaatgcgcAGTTAAAGTAGTTCCACTCAGGTCTTGATCAGTgatacagttccatatcacttcgccaagttaactgaaataatggAAAAGTTAGCCTGCTGTCCACCACAGCGCACAGatccaacaacaaacaaaatgacacaatttccattttccagaaataagtaaGGGATAATTGACGATGGGCCGATGAATTGTTAGAAAAATACCCGAGGTGGTAATGAGGTCACAAAGTGAAGTGAAGGCTTAAGCCATTGATCTGCACTTActggagagaaagagcaagagaaaaaaagagagagagtacgaGAGAGCAAGTGTGATTGCagtaaatgagagagaaaagacgATGAACaagcattaatatttatttatttattcattgtattttctgaagcaataaaaaaaccaaacaaaaaaaactgaacaagtAGATCTATCAATattgatctatttttttttatattatcagcatgaaacaaaacaacaacaacaaaaaaaaaacaacatgtgatcgatctccctctctccaataactgcatatcgatggctcaagcctccgttGCTAGCTCTGAAATGACGTTTTGGAATTAGCAACCGGGACTTGAGatgcgtaataaattagttccacactCATGAgcattttaaggacaaaaacctgaaaTGTATTGCAATAAAACATCCGATCGATGTCTTGAGGTGTGCTAACTGCGGAAATAATTGACGGAATAATTGACactgaattattagaaaataatgcacacccgaAGTGTAACGGCCATTCCGCTTCTCGACGTGGCCGCATTACCACCTCGCAGTGTGTACTGATTTCCTAACAATTCGGCGGGCCGTCGTCAATTATTCCTTTCTTAAGGAATAATATCATACATCAGTTTAGTTACATTGGATACTGATCGAACATCCGCAAGACGAGTTcattcctgtcatcacttatgttatagcagctacacaCATCTATCCTCTCGAAGGAAACTGAAAAAAGTGAAGACTCTTCCATGACAGAATGCTtaccgactgttacaaagcgctaacattagagactccttccattaaagTTAAACAAACAATTCCTTACAAATAAAACGATGTATTTGTTGCTATGGTGGAGTGCATGTTttcaaaaatctgtttattatcagccTTAAATTATGCTGATCACCCACCATACAAGTCGATGTAAAGGAGATGATAACACTGTATTAgtacgagcgcattaatataaccctgtgatttgaattacagccgacACTGTCAGAGCTGTCATTACATCACCTGGAAGCACCCCTATGATTAGAAACACTACCAATTTCCAGCTAATGTGCAAGAAAAACATGTAGGTCTCTCAAGCATTTTGGTAGAAtgtacatacagtcccctccgaaactattggaacagcaaggccaattcatttgtttgtgctatacaccagacatttgggtttgagatcaaaagatggatatgagacgagagtttttatttcctggtattcaTATGTGGGTTtgttaaatgacattttgcacattctgcATCAGACCACTGTAGACAAtctgtaggcgagcaaaagtataggaagaG from Ictalurus furcatus strain D&B chromosome 5, Billie_1.0, whole genome shotgun sequence includes these protein-coding regions:
- the tmem81 gene encoding transmembrane protein 81, which produces MCCLALILILLHSCSHCEASRGVDLEDLASNNTWVIAYSSSCSTTCGLGIRTQRLCPLGTDDKANSPTCRVRQVQCLDNWQCGLQTQTATAGQYLELDCLEEVMEAMGRFAFVVSWRFARGIITTNNRFFIRRDVPGLDRVILNPVKEEDAGTYRCDVLDTSYHRVKRMYKGLKVLSARVLSLNFTKGLTEWEKPGEINEPAVTGKPYPSSTVRNVVLLSLSISITVALIVFLGLFAFSYWKRSTRKDPISHEC